A genomic stretch from Corynebacterium sp. 21KM1197 includes:
- a CDS encoding Xaa-Pro peptidase family protein — protein MTDMSTERFDSTVYAARLRRAAEICAQQDLAGVIIGTGAEMAYFLGSWASTHERFSALVIPAQGAPALIAPKADIADFHPDLLTELGITARGWADGENPYALVSLPQEGTIGLGESLTTAHILAVQERFPSSPMILAASALRGLVMSKDAAEVEQLRAAAQAIDAVHARVPDLLRPGRTEAEVAADLRELILREHTTVDFIIVGSGPHGANPHHSYSDRVLRAGEMVVIDIGGTYGVGYHSDCTRTYIVGGPGEEPEMYRVLRQAQEAACRAVRPGVTAAQIDAAAREVIEAAGYGEQFFHRTGHGIGLSIHEEPFIMAGNDLVIEEGMAFSVEPGIYLDGECGARIEDIVVVTSEGCERLNTQPRTLR, from the coding sequence ATGACCGATATGTCTACCGAGCGTTTCGATTCCACCGTGTATGCCGCCCGGCTGCGCCGCGCCGCCGAGATATGCGCGCAGCAGGACCTGGCCGGGGTCATCATCGGCACCGGTGCGGAGATGGCCTACTTCCTGGGCTCCTGGGCCAGCACCCACGAGCGATTCAGCGCCCTGGTCATTCCCGCCCAGGGCGCCCCCGCGCTCATCGCACCCAAGGCAGACATCGCGGATTTCCACCCCGATCTGCTCACGGAACTGGGTATCACCGCGCGCGGCTGGGCCGATGGCGAGAATCCCTATGCGCTGGTTTCCCTCCCGCAGGAGGGCACCATCGGGTTGGGGGAGTCGCTCACCACCGCGCACATTCTGGCCGTCCAGGAGCGCTTCCCCTCCTCACCCATGATCCTCGCCGCCTCAGCCCTGCGCGGCCTCGTGATGAGCAAGGACGCCGCCGAGGTGGAGCAACTGCGCGCCGCCGCCCAGGCCATCGACGCCGTCCACGCCCGCGTACCGGACCTCCTCCGGCCGGGGCGCACCGAGGCGGAGGTGGCCGCCGACCTGCGCGAACTAATCCTCCGCGAGCACACCACCGTGGACTTCATCATCGTGGGTTCCGGCCCCCACGGTGCCAACCCACACCATTCCTATTCCGACCGGGTGCTGCGCGCCGGGGAGATGGTGGTCATTGACATCGGCGGCACCTACGGGGTGGGGTATCACTCCGATTGCACCCGTACCTACATCGTGGGTGGCCCGGGAGAGGAGCCGGAGATGTACCGGGTGCTGCGCCAGGCGCAGGAGGCCGCCTGCCGGGCGGTGCGCCCCGGTGTGACGGCCGCGCAGATCGACGCCGCCGCCCGCGAGGTCATCGAGGCGGCGGGCTACGGCGAGCAGTTCTTCCACCGCACCGGCCACGGCATTGGCCTATCCATCCACGAGGAGCCCTTCATCATGGCGGGCAATGACCTGGTGATAGAGGAGGGCATGGCCTTTTCCGTGGAGCCGGGGATCTACCTGGACGGCGAATGCGGCGC
- the tatA gene encoding Sec-independent protein translocase subunit TatA, producing MPSLGATELLIIALLLVLLFGARRLPDAARSLGRSMRIFKSEVKEMGKDDEAQKSIEQHNPQAAPAQPRPTQSTTDYRDTL from the coding sequence ATGCCTAGCCTAGGCGCCACCGAACTTCTCATTATCGCGCTTCTCCTCGTGCTGCTCTTTGGCGCGCGGCGGCTTCCCGACGCCGCCCGTTCCCTCGGCCGTTCCATGCGCATCTTCAAGTCCGAGGTCAAGGAGATGGGCAAGGACGATGAGGCGCAGAAGTCCATCGAACAGCACAATCCCCAGGCCGCACCCGCTCAGCCGCGCCCCACGCAGAGCACCACCGATTACCGCGATACCCTCTAA
- a CDS encoding helix-turn-helix transcriptional regulator produces the protein MATRDGNVERLVNLTFAFLEASRSGRPYLTSQWLREHVAGYGGVSEDTARKRLQRDLRTLAQAGVPLEVRKNGSLPAYRLREEDYELEPVEFSAEEAAVLGVAGQMGRGGQLGAFARSGWTKIAAGGAQRDLGITPPELTGGGDWDKLSARALTTIVAAITRGRRLEFRYRGEATRVMDPWGIVNHRDRLYLVGFDIERAQPRSFRLLRTADFREVGSREHEAGDRDLQAIVVSALERHGQRVDARVRLRPGRALELREAGEMVGDTVTLRGVDRDWLVRTVAAYGPDAILLDNTPLRAEVLALLREAA, from the coding sequence ATGGCCACGCGTGACGGGAACGTGGAGCGCCTGGTGAACCTCACCTTTGCCTTTCTTGAGGCCTCCCGCAGCGGGCGGCCCTACCTCACCTCCCAGTGGCTGCGCGAGCACGTGGCCGGATACGGTGGGGTCAGCGAGGACACCGCCCGCAAGCGACTCCAGCGCGATCTGCGCACTCTGGCCCAGGCCGGGGTACCCCTGGAGGTGCGCAAGAACGGGAGCCTGCCCGCCTACCGCCTGCGCGAGGAGGATTATGAACTAGAGCCAGTGGAGTTTAGCGCCGAGGAGGCCGCCGTGCTGGGGGTGGCCGGGCAGATGGGGCGCGGTGGGCAACTGGGGGCCTTTGCCAGGTCCGGGTGGACAAAGATCGCCGCCGGGGGCGCGCAGCGCGACCTCGGGATCACGCCGCCCGAACTCACCGGGGGCGGGGACTGGGATAAGTTATCCGCCCGCGCGCTCACCACCATCGTCGCGGCGATCACGCGGGGCCGCCGCCTGGAGTTCCGGTATCGGGGCGAGGCCACGCGGGTGATGGATCCCTGGGGCATCGTTAATCACCGGGATCGCCTCTACCTGGTGGGCTTTGACATTGAGCGTGCCCAACCGCGTTCCTTCCGGCTCCTGCGCACGGCCGATTTCCGCGAGGTGGGCAGCCGTGAGCACGAGGCGGGGGATCGGGATTTGCAAGCGATCGTGGTCTCCGCCCTGGAGCGCCACGGGCAGCGGGTGGACGCGCGAGTGCGGCTGCGCCCGGGGCGCGCGCTGGAACTGCGCGAGGCCGGGGAGATGGTGGGGGATACGGTCACGCTGCGCGGGGTGGATCGGGACTGGCTGGTGCGCACCGTGGCGGCCTACGGCCCGGACGCGATCCTGCTGGATAATACGCCCCTGCGCGCGGAGGTGCTGGCGCTGCTGAGGGAGGCCGCATGA
- a CDS encoding WYL domain-containing protein → MSNLGRVEELARVLNLIPYFEAHPGRSVFEAARDLGRTPPEIMADLNRLFCCGLPGLMPDNLVDMVHSYTSVRITNNQGLDRALRLSAAEASVLLMMLESLENQPGLVDAASVRSAATKLRAITGASAIFDSTPQQEDSQVGEAIRRAIEDNKQLRFMYASASSDTERLREVTPLRVVMDSGHQYLSAWEEGHRTFRLDRMSGPEVVDKPGAAPADVGFSFDLDRQARLEVHRDAAWLAEYYPISLEGNPQGEWIAATMPYGSTEWLVRFALSNADRLRIISPSQVSSQVSLRAARAIAAYDGSQTTTFD, encoded by the coding sequence ATGAGTAACCTCGGGCGGGTGGAGGAACTGGCCCGCGTGCTCAACCTCATTCCGTACTTTGAGGCCCACCCCGGCCGCTCCGTGTTCGAGGCCGCGCGCGACCTGGGCCGCACGCCCCCGGAGATCATGGCGGATCTCAACCGCCTGTTCTGCTGCGGGCTGCCGGGACTCATGCCGGACAACCTGGTGGATATGGTGCATAGCTATACCTCCGTGCGGATCACCAATAATCAGGGCCTGGATCGCGCCCTGCGGCTCAGCGCTGCCGAGGCCTCCGTGCTACTGATGATGCTGGAATCCCTGGAAAATCAGCCCGGCCTCGTGGACGCCGCCTCGGTGCGCTCGGCGGCGACCAAGCTGCGAGCGATCACGGGGGCCAGCGCGATCTTCGATTCCACCCCGCAGCAGGAGGATTCCCAGGTGGGGGAGGCGATCCGCCGGGCCATTGAGGATAACAAGCAGCTGCGCTTCATGTACGCCTCCGCCAGCAGCGATACCGAGCGGCTGCGCGAGGTCACGCCCTTGCGGGTGGTGATGGATTCCGGGCACCAGTACCTCAGCGCCTGGGAGGAGGGGCACCGCACCTTCCGCCTGGATCGAATGAGCGGCCCGGAGGTCGTCGATAAGCCCGGCGCGGCACCGGCGGACGTGGGCTTTTCCTTTGACCTGGATCGGCAGGCCCGCCTTGAGGTGCACCGCGACGCCGCTTGGCTAGCCGAGTATTACCCCATTAGCCTGGAGGGGAACCCGCAAGGGGAGTGGATCGCGGCCACCATGCCCTATGGTTCCACGGAGTGGCTGGTGCGCTTTGCGCTCAGCAATGCGGACAGGCTGCGTATTATCAGCCCCTCCCAGGTAAGTTCACAGGTGTCTCTCCGGGCGGCACGGGCCATCGCGGCCTATGATGGCTCGCAGACCACCACGTTCGATTAG
- a CDS encoding ubiquitin-like protein Pup, whose amino-acid sequence MSEHTHLHRNSGGNQGEPGDDAFAAAQVQINTQGTDDLLHEIDGLLEDNAEEFVNSYVQKGGQ is encoded by the coding sequence TTGTCCGAGCACACTCATCTTCACCGCAACTCCGGCGGCAACCAGGGCGAGCCGGGCGACGATGCCTTTGCGGCCGCCCAGGTGCAGATCAACACCCAGGGCACCGACGATCTCCTCCATGAGATCGACGGCCTCCTGGAGGATAATGCCGAGGAGTTCGTGAACTCCTACGTTCAGAAGGGGGGCCAGTAG
- the dop gene encoding depupylase/deamidase Dop, with amino-acid sequence MARFLGTETEYGIATPSDPGLSPIITSTHAVVAYAALHTGARSRWDYQDESPLRDTRGFDLRRYHTVPVVDPDAVGVANVMLGNGARLYVDHAHPEYSSPECANAWQAMLYDAAGDAIIHQAIQDVQGFTDQGDSVLQGHEPCPPLKIYKNNVDGKGASYGAHENYLYSRVTDFEELSQALIPFFVTRQVLVGAGRMGVGEESQEDRFQISQRADYFRQEVSLETTLNRGIINTRDEPHADAERYGRLHVIVGDANRSHTSTLLKLGMTSLVIDAIEAGVDFHDLRLCDPVGDLTRVSQDLTLSTRLALKDGRELTALEILGHYRERVRPRTEVDNRVLKAWDEAAALLGRDPMAAAHLLDWVAKYALIRSYQQRGAAPHDPRLRLIDLQYSDVDPQRSLYSALVRKGRMRTLLDPRDITRATTAPPPESRAWLRGQVLSRFPEEIAAASWQSLALDDQRLSMPEVHTLTEAEVSDLLARATSAAEVLSALRDRGYPVHHYQ; translated from the coding sequence ATGGCACGATTCCTGGGAACTGAGACGGAATACGGGATCGCCACGCCCAGCGATCCCGGGCTGAGTCCCATCATCACCTCCACGCACGCGGTGGTGGCCTACGCCGCGCTGCACACGGGGGCCCGCTCCCGCTGGGATTATCAGGACGAATCCCCCCTGCGCGATACCAGGGGCTTTGACCTGCGCCGCTATCACACCGTGCCCGTGGTGGACCCGGACGCGGTGGGCGTGGCCAACGTCATGCTGGGCAATGGCGCGCGGCTCTACGTCGATCACGCCCACCCGGAGTATTCCTCCCCGGAGTGCGCCAACGCCTGGCAGGCCATGCTCTACGACGCCGCCGGAGACGCCATCATCCACCAAGCGATCCAAGACGTGCAAGGGTTCACCGATCAAGGGGACTCCGTGCTCCAGGGCCACGAGCCCTGCCCACCGCTGAAGATCTACAAGAACAACGTGGACGGCAAGGGTGCCTCCTACGGGGCCCATGAGAACTATCTTTATTCCCGCGTCACGGACTTCGAGGAACTCAGCCAGGCCCTCATTCCCTTCTTTGTCACCCGCCAGGTGCTGGTAGGGGCCGGGCGCATGGGGGTGGGCGAGGAGAGCCAGGAGGATCGCTTTCAGATCTCCCAGCGCGCCGATTACTTCCGCCAGGAGGTTTCCCTGGAAACCACGCTCAATCGCGGGATCATCAACACCCGCGACGAGCCCCACGCGGACGCCGAGCGCTACGGCCGCCTGCACGTGATCGTGGGCGACGCCAACCGCTCGCACACCTCCACCCTGCTGAAACTGGGCATGACCTCCCTGGTGATCGACGCTATCGAGGCAGGAGTGGACTTCCACGACCTGCGCCTGTGCGATCCCGTGGGGGATCTCACCCGCGTCTCCCAGGACCTCACCCTGAGCACCCGCCTGGCGCTCAAGGACGGCCGGGAACTCACCGCGCTGGAAATCCTGGGCCACTACCGGGAGCGCGTGCGTCCCCGCACCGAGGTGGATAATCGCGTTCTCAAAGCCTGGGACGAGGCAGCAGCCCTGCTTGGCCGCGATCCCATGGCGGCCGCGCACCTGCTGGATTGGGTGGCCAAGTACGCGCTGATTCGCTCCTACCAACAGCGCGGGGCGGCGCCCCACGATCCCCGGCTGCGCCTGATCGACCTGCAATACAGCGACGTCGATCCCCAGCGCAGCCTGTATAGCGCCCTGGTGCGCAAGGGGCGTATGCGCACCCTGCTTGATCCCCGGGATATCACCCGCGCCACCACCGCGCCGCCGCCGGAATCGCGAGCCTGGCTGCGCGGGCAGGTATTGAGCCGCTTCCCGGAGGAGATCGCCGCCGCGAGTTGGCAATCCTTAGCCCTGGATGACCAGCGCCTTTCCATGCCGGAGGTGCACACCCTCACCGAGGCCGAGGTGAGCGATCTCCTGGCCCGGGCCACCAGCGCGGCCGAGGTCCTTTCTGCCCTCCGCGATCGCGGATACCCCGTCCATCACTACCAGTAA
- the pafA gene encoding Pup--protein ligase, with protein sequence MLRRIFGIETEYGLSTGQRGLSPEDLARELFRPVVEEYSSSNVFLRNASRLYLDVGAHPEIATAECDSLPQLIAHERAGDAVVDNLARRAEESLGTPIYLFKNNLDSVGNSYGCHENYLISRGTVLKTLGRQLLAFMVTRQIICGAGNIDGGFRFSQRAEQVWEGVSSATTRSRPIINTRDEPHADSTRYRRLHVIVGDSAMAEPTLALKVGSALLVLEMMEEGYPLPDWELADPIAAIRAVNKSARAPLTLTDGSTLTALELQSALCGAAEEWLGQRPEDQHLRAVVDLWQRTLEALETGDYSGIDREIDWAIKYSLLQRYRQRLDCGWEHPRLAQINLAYHDIRPGRGLARVLEAKGLIRRWSTEEEVRLAQDTPPQSTRAKLRGEFLSRARELEAPVTADWLRLKVNRPEPQFIELGDPFAAADPRVEELIAYMEEHHGHA encoded by the coding sequence ATGCTCCGCAGGATCTTTGGCATAGAAACGGAATACGGGCTCAGCACCGGCCAGCGGGGATTAAGCCCCGAGGACTTGGCCCGAGAACTCTTCCGCCCCGTGGTGGAGGAATATTCCAGTTCTAACGTGTTCCTGCGCAACGCCTCGCGCCTCTACCTCGACGTGGGGGCGCACCCGGAGATCGCCACGGCGGAATGCGATAGCCTCCCGCAACTCATCGCCCACGAGCGCGCCGGAGACGCTGTGGTGGATAATCTCGCCCGCCGCGCGGAGGAATCCCTGGGCACCCCGATCTACCTTTTCAAGAACAATCTGGATTCCGTGGGCAATTCCTATGGCTGCCACGAGAACTACCTGATTAGCCGGGGCACGGTGCTCAAAACTCTGGGTCGCCAACTGCTGGCCTTCATGGTCACCCGGCAGATCATCTGCGGGGCCGGGAATATCGACGGCGGCTTTCGCTTCTCCCAGCGCGCCGAGCAGGTGTGGGAGGGGGTTTCCTCGGCCACCACGCGCTCGCGGCCCATCATCAATACCCGCGATGAGCCGCACGCGGATTCCACGCGGTATCGCCGTCTGCACGTGATCGTGGGGGATTCCGCGATGGCCGAGCCCACCCTCGCGCTCAAGGTGGGCTCAGCCCTCCTGGTGCTGGAAATGATGGAGGAGGGGTACCCGCTGCCGGATTGGGAGTTGGCCGATCCCATCGCCGCAATCCGCGCGGTGAATAAGAGCGCCCGCGCCCCACTCACGCTCACCGATGGCTCCACGCTCACCGCGCTGGAACTGCAATCGGCGCTGTGCGGGGCCGCCGAGGAATGGTTGGGGCAGCGCCCCGAGGATCAGCACCTGCGCGCGGTGGTGGATCTATGGCAGCGCACCCTTGAGGCCCTGGAAACCGGGGATTACTCCGGCATTGATCGGGAGATCGACTGGGCCATCAAGTACTCCCTGCTTCAGCGCTACCGCCAGCGCTTGGATTGCGGCTGGGAGCACCCGCGCCTGGCCCAGATCAACCTGGCCTATCACGATATTCGCCCCGGCCGGGGCCTGGCCCGCGTGCTGGAGGCCAAGGGGCTCATCAGGCGGTGGAGCACCGAGGAGGAGGTGCGCCTGGCCCAGGACACCCCGCCGCAGAGCACCAGGGCAAAGTTACGCGGGGAGTTCCTTTCCCGGGCGCGGGAACTAGAGGCCCCCGTCACCGCGGACTGGCTGCGGCTCAAGGTCAATCGCCCCGAGCCGCAGTTCATCGAGCTGGGCGATCCCTTTGCCGCCGCAGATCCCCGGGTGGAGGAACTGATCGCCTATATGGAGGAACATCATGGCCACGCGTGA
- the tatC gene encoding twin-arginine translocase subunit TatC: MSIVEHIQELRRRLIISLLALAVGTIAGFIWYQHSFFGIPSLGEILRAPYCSVDPSRRVDLGSSGECRLLATGPFEMFMLRLKVGALVGSVLASPVWLAQIWGFITPGLLKNERRWTASFVSIAVILFVSGAVLAYFVLSYGLEFLLGIGDEAQEVLLSGQLYFNFMLSLLLIFGVSFEVPLVIAVLNIAGVLTYDQVKDKRRYIIVGLAIFAAFMTPGQDPISMVILTLALTALVELALQFCRWHDKRRKRERPDWLDTGDEESTAIAAPAPVTPAASLRTADYDDIL, encoded by the coding sequence ATGTCCATCGTCGAGCACATTCAGGAACTGCGGCGGCGCCTCATCATCTCGCTGTTAGCCCTGGCCGTGGGCACCATCGCGGGTTTTATCTGGTATCAACATTCCTTCTTCGGAATCCCCTCCTTGGGTGAGATCCTGCGCGCGCCCTATTGCTCGGTCGATCCCAGCAGGCGCGTGGACCTGGGGTCCTCGGGGGAGTGCCGTCTGCTGGCCACCGGCCCCTTTGAGATGTTCATGCTGCGCCTCAAGGTGGGCGCGCTGGTGGGGTCGGTGCTGGCTTCCCCGGTGTGGCTGGCCCAGATCTGGGGTTTTATCACCCCCGGCCTGCTCAAGAACGAGCGGCGCTGGACGGCCTCCTTCGTCTCCATCGCGGTGATTCTTTTTGTCTCCGGCGCGGTGCTGGCGTACTTCGTGCTCTCCTACGGCCTGGAGTTCCTGCTCGGCATCGGTGATGAGGCCCAGGAGGTCCTGCTATCCGGCCAGCTGTACTTCAACTTCATGCTCAGCCTCCTGCTCATCTTCGGGGTGAGCTTTGAGGTGCCGCTGGTCATCGCCGTGCTCAATATCGCGGGCGTGCTCACCTACGATCAGGTCAAGGACAAGCGCCGCTACATCATCGTGGGCCTGGCCATCTTCGCGGCCTTTATGACCCCCGGCCAGGATCCCATCTCCATGGTGATCCTCACCCTGGCACTGACCGCCCTGGTGGAATTGGCCCTGCAATTTTGCCGCTGGCACGATAAGCGCCGCAAGCGCGAGCGCCCGGATTGGCTGGACACAGGCGATGAGGAATCCACCGCCATCGCCGCCCCGGCCCCGGTCACCCCGGCCGCCTCCCTCCGCACCGCCGACTACGACGATATTCTCTAA
- a CDS encoding DEAD/DEAH box helicase, protein MTHLAEFTAHLVFPLDDFQREACAAVESGQGVLVCAPTGSGKTIVGEFAVSLALSQHTTCFYTTPIKALSNQKYHDLVRSYGPERVGLLTGDQSINRDAPIVVMTTEVLRNMIYADSSALRLLSHVVMDEIHFLADASRGAVWEEVILGLDESVRIIGLSATVSNSEEFGHWLGTVRGDTRVIVSEHRPVPLHQWMMVGTKAHSLFDPQDPQRVSPALLQHIGRFQDSRFRPPARPEVIAALRHRDMLPAITFIFSRAGCDAALFQCLRSKLTLTTEEEARQIRESIDAAVADIPAEDLEVLRFRQWRAALMRGFAAHHAGMLPAFRHIVEDLFTRGLVRAVFATETLALGINMPARTVVLERLVKFNGEAHVDLTPAQYTQLTGRAGRRGIDVVGHAVVQWSPDLDPRAVAGLAATRTYPLVSTFQPGYNMSVNLLGRDGYDHAVELLEMSFAQFQADASVVDEARTLERTRSRLRTQEEELAQGFSTLAPPGTPEDLLDYIALRQRLSAEEKRHRTQAVQQRDKEITRILATATRGEVLALPGKKRPVIAVVVEPARSARDPRPLVVSQNGWTGRVEARTLGNAPVRLGHMRIPGHHRKNSRIIVRNLHRFTGPAKLKTKARLRPSKEVARLREQVRAHPVHQWPPGDREYLARFAENILRTREQERRQEAAATNSDTLAHTFRRILDLLTEMDYVAPGYTLTEEGERLARIHSASDLLIAQCLRRGIWDDLDPAELAGVVSLCVFENRKTTQGEVTAATEPMAAAMSATERVWSELVHDEQRHRLPLTPAPEGAFALAMHQWTAGAPLGYCLAAAAQCGAELTAGDFVRWCRQVVDLLEQVALTAYQDLTRAQARRAAQAIRRGVVAVGI, encoded by the coding sequence ATGACGCACCTTGCAGAGTTCACCGCCCACCTTGTTTTTCCCCTCGATGATTTCCAGCGGGAGGCCTGCGCGGCGGTGGAATCCGGCCAGGGCGTGCTGGTGTGCGCCCCCACCGGCTCGGGCAAAACCATCGTGGGGGAGTTCGCCGTCTCCCTGGCGCTCTCCCAGCACACCACCTGCTTTTACACCACCCCCATCAAGGCGCTGAGCAATCAAAAGTATCACGACCTCGTGCGCAGCTACGGCCCCGAGCGGGTGGGCCTGCTCACCGGCGATCAGAGCATTAACCGCGACGCCCCCATCGTGGTGATGACCACCGAGGTGCTGCGCAACATGATCTACGCGGATTCCTCCGCCCTGCGCCTGCTCAGCCACGTGGTGATGGATGAGATTCACTTCCTGGCCGATGCCTCCCGGGGAGCCGTGTGGGAGGAGGTGATCCTGGGACTCGATGAGTCCGTGCGGATCATCGGGCTTTCCGCCACCGTCTCCAACTCTGAGGAGTTCGGACACTGGCTTGGCACCGTGCGCGGGGATACCCGCGTGATCGTCTCCGAGCACCGCCCGGTGCCCCTGCACCAGTGGATGATGGTGGGCACCAAGGCTCACTCCCTGTTCGATCCCCAGGACCCTCAGCGCGTCTCGCCCGCGCTGCTACAGCACATCGGGCGCTTTCAGGACTCCCGCTTCCGTCCGCCCGCGCGCCCCGAGGTCATCGCGGCCCTGCGCCACCGGGACATGCTCCCGGCCATTACCTTCATCTTCTCCCGCGCCGGTTGCGATGCCGCCCTGTTTCAATGCCTGCGCTCCAAACTCACCCTCACCACCGAGGAGGAGGCCCGGCAAATACGGGAGAGCATCGACGCCGCCGTGGCCGATATTCCCGCCGAGGACCTGGAGGTTCTGCGCTTTAGGCAGTGGCGCGCCGCCCTCATGCGCGGCTTTGCCGCCCACCACGCCGGTATGCTGCCCGCCTTCCGGCACATCGTGGAGGATCTTTTCACCCGGGGGCTCGTGCGCGCCGTCTTTGCCACCGAGACCCTGGCCCTGGGCATCAACATGCCCGCCCGCACCGTGGTGCTAGAGCGCCTAGTCAAGTTCAACGGTGAGGCCCACGTGGATCTCACCCCGGCCCAATACACCCAACTCACCGGGCGCGCCGGGCGGCGCGGAATCGACGTCGTGGGCCACGCCGTGGTGCAGTGGAGCCCGGACCTCGATCCCCGCGCCGTGGCGGGCCTGGCCGCCACCCGCACCTATCCGCTGGTATCCACCTTCCAGCCCGGCTATAACATGTCCGTTAATCTCCTGGGCCGCGATGGCTACGATCACGCCGTGGAGTTGCTGGAGATGTCCTTTGCTCAGTTCCAGGCGGACGCCTCCGTGGTGGATGAGGCCCGCACCCTAGAGCGCACCCGTTCCCGGCTGCGCACCCAGGAGGAGGAACTGGCCCAGGGCTTTAGCACCCTCGCCCCGCCCGGCACCCCGGAGGACCTGCTCGATTACATCGCGCTGCGCCAGCGGCTCTCCGCCGAGGAGAAGCGCCACCGCACCCAGGCCGTGCAGCAGCGGGACAAGGAGATCACCCGGATACTGGCCACCGCCACGCGCGGCGAGGTGCTGGCCCTGCCGGGCAAGAAGCGCCCCGTGATCGCCGTGGTGGTGGAACCCGCCCGCAGCGCGCGCGATCCCCGCCCCCTGGTGGTGTCTCAGAACGGCTGGACGGGGCGCGTCGAGGCCCGCACGCTGGGCAACGCCCCCGTGCGCCTGGGCCACATGCGAATCCCCGGCCACCACCGCAAGAACTCCCGGATCATCGTGCGCAACCTGCACCGCTTCACCGGCCCGGCCAAGCTCAAAACCAAAGCGCGGCTGCGTCCCTCCAAGGAGGTGGCGCGCCTGCGCGAGCAGGTACGCGCCCACCCCGTCCACCAGTGGCCGCCCGGCGATAGGGAATACCTCGCTCGATTCGCGGAGAATATCCTGCGTACCCGCGAGCAGGAGCGCCGCCAGGAGGCCGCCGCCACCAATAGCGATACCCTGGCGCACACCTTCCGCCGGATCCTGGATCTGCTCACGGAGATGGATTACGTGGCCCCCGGCTATACCCTCACCGAGGAGGGGGAGCGCCTGGCCCGGATTCACTCCGCCTCCGATCTACTCATCGCCCAGTGCCTGCGTCGGGGGATCTGGGACGATCTCGACCCCGCGGAACTCGCCGGGGTGGTATCCCTGTGCGTCTTTGAAAACCGCAAGACCACCCAGGGCGAGGTCACGGCCGCCACCGAGCCAATGGCCGCCGCCATGAGCGCCACCGAGCGGGTGTGGTCGGAACTCGTCCACGATGAGCAGCGCCACCGCCTGCCGCTGACCCCCGCGCCCGAGGGGGCGTTTGCCCTGGCCATGCACCAGTGGACGGCCGGGGCCCCGCTGGGATACTGCCTGGCCGCGGCCGCGCAGTGCGGGGCGGAACTCACCGCCGGGGACTTTGTGCGCTGGTGCCGCCAGGTGGTCGATCTCCTCGAACAGGTGGCGCTCACCGCCTATCAGGATCTCACCCGCGCCCAGGCGCGTCGGGCCGCCCAGGCGATCCGACGCGGCGTGGTCGCCGTGGGCATCTGA